One stretch of Leptospira mtsangambouensis DNA includes these proteins:
- a CDS encoding DUF1574 family protein: protein MKFNRIYFLPFFILLSIIVVDKLICIPDVRESGRRNYKAGQNILLGMPVIWDENKKIQNSGKKVAVVTGTSRSEPFHEWAEIPVNSSTISEPVYFETRTAVKASEFLLYYLLIKSMTDAGFKPDVMFLEFSDEMLNENNIYTYKTKWAELMLHENELLDIYDSMNSEMQRDIIARLLFLGYNYHFKPVVAAKNLLTGNRITNDTYFIGISSYMNVKRPFTPDKAGYEINQFPPKEFQERIIEYAESRKEHFLSRFQISETETNFFKKIVEHAEKHNIPMVIWEPQIHPYYQDIRHKITNGGIFKQYIRQFVDPNSKNIRYISLNEGNTNCKTYVDCSHVSPVCVPEIADKLLQTAKEIPNYK, encoded by the coding sequence ATGAAATTTAATCGAATCTATTTTTTACCATTTTTTATACTACTGAGCATCATTGTCGTGGATAAACTTATTTGTATCCCTGATGTTCGAGAAAGTGGCCGGAGAAATTACAAAGCTGGTCAAAATATATTACTTGGAATGCCCGTGATTTGGGATGAAAATAAAAAAATCCAAAATAGTGGAAAAAAAGTAGCCGTTGTTACAGGAACGTCTCGTTCAGAACCTTTTCATGAATGGGCTGAAATTCCTGTCAATTCATCAACGATAAGCGAACCAGTGTATTTCGAGACACGCACTGCTGTAAAAGCTTCTGAGTTTTTATTATACTATTTATTAATCAAATCAATGACAGATGCAGGTTTTAAACCTGATGTAATGTTTTTAGAATTTTCGGATGAAATGTTAAACGAAAATAATATCTACACCTACAAAACGAAATGGGCCGAATTGATGTTACACGAAAATGAATTACTCGATATTTATGATTCGATGAATTCTGAAATGCAAAGAGATATCATTGCACGTCTTTTGTTTTTAGGTTACAATTATCACTTCAAACCAGTTGTCGCTGCGAAAAATCTACTCACAGGAAATCGCATTACAAATGATACTTATTTTATCGGAATTTCGTCTTATATGAATGTGAAAAGACCATTCACTCCAGATAAAGCGGGTTATGAGATCAATCAATTTCCACCAAAAGAATTTCAAGAAAGAATCATTGAATATGCTGAATCCCGCAAAGAGCATTTTTTGAGCCGTTTCCAAATTTCAGAAACAGAAACGAACTTTTTCAAAAAAATAGTCGAACACGCAGAAAAACACAATATCCCGATGGTCATCTGGGAACCACAAATCCACCCATATTACCAAGACATTCGACACAAAATTACGAATGGAGGGATTTTTAAACAATACATCCGCCAATTTGTGGATCCAAATTCAAAAAATATCCGCTACATTAGTTTAAATGAAGGAAATACGAATTGTAAAACGTATGTAGATTGTAGCCATGTTTCGCCCGTCTGTGTTCCAGAAATTGCAGATAAGTTATTGCAAACCGCAAAGGAGATTCCAAACTATAAGTAA